GAGCCAGAAAACGTAAGGTGGCGGCCGACTGGCGGCAGTTCAACTTCTCGTGCAGTGGCTTGAGCAAACCCCCAGAAATGCTCCAGTGCCCCGGATTTCGTTCGATCTTTGTACCAAGTTGAGTAAGGACCTCGGCAGCGGCTTCGGTGTCATCGGAGATCAACGGATTGCTGATACGGCTTTCACCTTCAGCCAGTGCCGCGGCGAACAAAGCCCGGATGGTGTAACTTTTGGAAGGCGGGGCTGCCACGATGCCACCCGAAGCGCCTTTAGCGATGGTCGCTTTCATCTATTCCCAGCCTCTCGATAATTTCGCTAATGACGGCGGCGAAAGGGCGGTTTCCAGTTTTGACGATGAGGTCGGCTGCCGCTTGGTAAAGGGGGCAGCGAGCTTCATGGAGTTCTTCAATAATCTTGTCCCGGTCGGGGCGATTAAGTAGCGGACGCTTGCGTGAAAAGCTCAGCCGTTCCTTCAAGGCTGCGGTATCTGTTTCAAGGTATACGATAACCGAAGACAGTTTCAATCGATCGATATTAGCCTGCCTCAGGATGATACCTCCTCCGCAGGCGATGATGGCATTTTGGGCGGAGGAAGAGACATCTTTGAGTACCTCCTCCTCGACATCGCGGAAACCAGACTCGCCCTGCTCCTGGAATAGGGCTGAAATAGGCATTCTGGCACGATCCTCGATGAGCCTGTCGGTCTCGATGAACTCTCTGTTGAGACGGCGCGCCAGGCGTTTTCCGACAGTGGACTTGCCCGAACCCATGAAGCCGATTAAGGCGACATTGCCTTTCAACTCAGCGCCTCGGCGGCGGCCTGACGCATGACGTCCCGGGGCGCCGTTTTACCGGTCCAAAGTTCGAAGGCGAGGGCACCCTGTTCGACGAGCATCTCGAGGCCGCCCAGGATTTTGCATCCCGCGGCCTCGGCTTCTCTGAGCAACCGGGTTTGCCGGGGACGATACACCGTGTCGAATACGAATAGACCCTGCCGCAGAAATTGAACTGGCAAGGGTGTAGAGCCTGCATTGGGGCTCATACCCAGACTGGTAGTGTTCACCACCAGCGAGGACCCGGCCATAGCTGACCTCAGTCCCGATTCAGACAGCTCGAAGCTTGATGACTCGGTTTCCCTGGCAAGATTCACAGCAGATTCATGTGACCTGTTGATGATGGCGATGGTGGTACCCGCATCCCGCAATGCAAATACCACAGCCCGGGCCGCCCCTCCAGCACCGAGAACCACGGCCTTTTCTCCCTTAGGCTCGAAGCCACCTCGCCTGAGAGCGACAAGAAAACCCGGGGCGTCGGTATTGTAGCCGGTGAGTTTTCCGTTCTCGTTTAAGACGGTGTTCACAGCGCCGATTCGTTTGGCGTGGGGATCGGTGTTGTCCAAAAGCGGGATTACCGTCGTCTTATGCGGAATAGTGATATTTGCGCCTCTAAAGCCGAGCCCACGAACGACATTTATGGCTTCGCCCAGGGCTGCCGGCGGGACTTGGAAGGCGAGATAAATGTATTTTTGCTCCAACGCCCGGAAGGCGGCGTTCTGCATCGCAGGAGACACTGATTGGGCTACCGGGTTGCCGAGAAGAGCAATCATCCTGGTATTTTCGTCGATCATACCTTCAAATGCCTATAAATCTCTGCCAATTGAGATACTGTCAACTGCCCGGGTGCCGATGATTGGCCGGAGTCGAGGGCCGCGTAGGTAAATTCAGCTCCGCAAAGGGGCGCCATAACCCGGCTTATTACACCTGCCTCGCCCATGGCGAAGGCGACCAGACTTTTGTCTGGGAACAGGTCGTATAGTCCCAGTAAGCTGAGACTGTCATCGATGGAGTTTGCGGTGGTCACCAGCTTACAGATATCGGCGCCAGCTGCCGTCAGCCGTTTTACAAGTTGCGGCAATACTTCAGGTGACGGAGTACCATTGAAATCATGGTGTGATATCAGACAACGAGCCTTCTTCTTGACCGCGGCAATCATATCCACCACGCTGGAAGTGACCAGCTCCAGATCGACTATGGATGCTCCAAGGTCAAGAGCTTTTATAAGCGCTTCCAGACGCGAATTTTCTGAACCCTGCCATTTGCCGCCCTGGGAAGCCAGGCGGTTGGTGGCGATCCAGGGCTTGTTCAGATTTTCGGCGATGGCCGGCCAATCTTGACCAATGAGATCGATACGGACCTCAAAAAGATTGACCAGTGGCGCGGCGGTTCGAATCGCCGCCTCGTCGGGTTCGGTGATGACACCGCAAATCTTCAGTCTCATTAAGTAAGTGCCTCAACAGCCAGGTTAGGGTCAATGTCATCTCGTAGTATGACACTGCCAATACCTGCGGGGAGAATGAATTTTAACTTGCCGGCAATTTTTTTCTTGTCATGACCCATCGCTTCAACGAAAGCTCCGGGCCGGTTTACATTAAAAGTAATCGGCAATCCAGCGTCAGCTATGACCTTGGTAACGCGGTCATAGTCTTCGACGGGCAGCAAACCGAGTCGGCGTGACAATCGAGCAGCGGCGGCAATCCCAACGGCAACGGCGGCGCCGTGTTTCATTTCGAATTTGGTGATGGTCTCTATGGCGTGTCCGAAGGTATGGCCCAGGTTCAACAGATTGCGGACTCCTTCATCGCGTTCATCTTGTTCAACTATGCGAGCCTTGACCACGGCCGAATGCTCAACGATAAATGAAAGCGCCTCAGGTTCCCGGTTGAGAATTCGGGACACATCAGTTTCAAGGAAGGCGAAAAGTTCAGGGTCGGCGATGATAGCAGACTTGATGACCTCGGCGAGGCCGTTGTGTAACTCCTCCAGAGGGAGAGTCGTCAGGGTGGAGATGTCGGTAACCACCATTTTCGGCTGGTAGAAAGCTCCCGCCATGTTCTTGAGCCTGCCGACATTAACGGCCACCTTGCCGCCGATGCTGGAATCTACCTGGGCAAGCAAAGTCGTCGGCACCTGAATAAACGGCACTCCGCGCTGGTAGGTGGAGGCGACAAACCCGGCGAGGTCGCCGATGACACCGCCGCCAAGAGCTATGATTGGGGTGCCGCGTTCGGCATGCTTTTTTGAAAGGCCTTCATAAAGGTGCCCGGCGGTTACGAGCGATTTGTAGGCTTCACCCTCGGGGACAAGAATGAGTTCAGGATCGAATCCGGCCGTCCGTAGCATCCCAAGAAGACGATTGCCGTAGAGTTCGGCGATGACAGGATTGGTGACCAGCATTAACCTGCCAGTGAAACCGGCCCTGGTCAAGAGTTCCGGCAAATGCCCAAGCATGCCCGCGCCTATGTGGATAGGGTAGCTGCGGTCGCCAAGGTCAATGGTAATCTGGGGATCTGACATGGCGCTATTTTACGGCAATCCTTCTCAGCTGTCGCGCCGAAGCGATGATTTCCTTGAGTTCGGATGGATGGATCATCTGGGCGGCATCGCAGCGGGCATCTTCCGGATGATCATGCACTTCAATCATAAGGCCCGCGGCGCCGGCGGCTATCGAGGCCAGGCTCATTGAGCGGATGAGATCGCGGCGGCCGGTGGCGTGGCTGGGATCGACGATGATCGGCAGGTAAGTTTCTTTTTGGATCACCGGCACGGCGGCCAGATCGAGCATGTAGCGGGTGAAATTCTTTCCTTTGCCCATGGGCACTATGCCGCGCTCGCACAGGATGATATCTTTGTTGCCCTCAGCTGCGATATATTCGGAAAAGCATAGAAACTCTTCGATAGAAGCGCCGAAGTGGCGCTTGAACATCACCGGTAAGTTCTTACGGGCAGCGGTCTGAAGCAGATCCTGGTCGTACATGTTGCGGGCGCCGATCTGAATCATGTCCACGTATTGGCTCACCAGATCCACCTGGGCCTCGCCGCGAACCTCGGTGACCACCGGCATGCCGAACTCCCGTCCGGCATCCCTAAGCCAGGTGAGAGCCTCGATCGCTTCCTCGGTACCGGCGGAACCGAGCCCCTGGAAGGAGTGGACTGAGGAGCGGGGTTTGAAGACACCGCCCCGGAGTACCTGAGCCCCGGCGGCCTGGCACTTCTCTGCGATACGGAACAGGTCGTCCCGGTTCTCGACGGCGCATGGCCCGGCGATAAATACCGGCTCATCTCCGCCAAACTCGATCTGGCCGACCCTGACAAAGCGAGTGCCCGTCTCGCCGTAGGCGCTGGAATATTCGCGGTTGATCAGTTTATAGGGCGCTTCTATCATCCTGGCCTCCTTTACTCCGGGAAGGGCTGCCAGGTGGGTAAAGTCCGCCTTGCTCTCGTCGCCGATGAGGCCGATGATGGTGAGATAAGCCCCGCGGGAGACATCGGTGCGCAGGCCGATCTTGGCGACCTCGTCGATGACGTGCTGCACCTGCTCCGCGGTGGCATCCTTTTTCATGATGATCATTTGTTTTTGTTTCCTTTCCTGATTTCCGTTTGGATTCCCTATAAACTGAAAAATCCTCCACTTGGGAGGATTTGTGCCTTTGTTTTATTGCTGATGCTGTTACGCGACTACGGCGTACCTCCCCGACGTGCCCTGCGGGCACCAGGTAAAGTAGTAATAGGCGTAATATTTGCGAACAGACATTTCGTAGAAGATAACACGGCCCAATGGAGTTGTCAAGGAAGGCGAGGGGAAGGTAGTGTATCAGTTTGAAATCCGAAATCGTTGACGGGCTAACAGTCTAAGTGATACTCTTTAAGCATGGTTAAACGCTCAAGCAAGAAAAAGGAAACCGATTTCGCCATTACCGCTTTTAGGGTAGTCCAGCAAGCCACAGAAGGCGAGCCTGAGCCTGCTAAAGAACCGGAGCAAGCACTCACCCCTGATGGCAAAAACGCCGCCGCTGTCGCGCTAGGACGCTTAGGCGGTAAAAAGGGCGGGAAGGCTAGGGCTGAAAAGCTGACTCCTGAACAACGAAAGGAAATCGGAAGAAAAGCGGCTCAGGCTAGATGGTCTCAAAAAGAGACGGGCAAATAATATCTAAGCCATTGATATATTCATAGTGGCGTCTATTGTTGGTGGCTAAAGCACAATCGTGGAGCAGTGCCGTAGAAGCTATCCAACAATCATTATCGTGATTGTCCATTGGGTGTCCATTTCTGGCACCATCATGTTTAATCGTTGCCCATTGCTGGCACAAAGAGTAATCATACGGGAGGACAACATAATTTTTAATCGTAGCTTCCATTTGAGCTACCTTTGCTTGTCCCCAAGCCCTTAAATATGCCCAATAATATAACTCAGCTATTGTTACAAACGATATTGCCACAGTTTTATTCAATAAAAATGGCTTATAAAACTCAGCTCTTGTATCTGCTTTAAGCAAATAGGAAACAACGTCCGTATCAACTAAGATTCTTGGCTTTGTTAATTCTGAAGGCGTCGTTATTATCAACTTCTAGCTCCGAATAGAGGCTAAAAACGCGTCGATATCCTCATCCTCAGGCCACCCCCCCATAATCACTTTAAGATCACTGACCGGATAAATCCCTTGTTGAGAAGCTAGTTCATCGAACTTAACATTTTTCCAGAAAGATGAAACCGGCGAGCTAGTTCCGCCTCCGAGTGATTCTTCGACCAGTTCCAAGTCCTTGATATACAGCATCGTGATTTTACCAGTGACGACGTCGTAATTTGCTTCGCCACGTGCCTGAACGAATTTCCGAACCAAGCTCAATATCTTTTCAGCCATTTGCTCATCAAATTGGCATAGCGTAGGTTCTCCAAAAGAAGGCTCAATCCGACATCTTAACCTGTCTTCTTTGGCATCAACAGAGGTTATTCGCCCCTCTATAGTTGCAAAAGACTGCTCGAATCTATTGATTTTAGTGATAACCTGTTCCCTAACAGGTTTACTATATTGGGCTTTACGCACGCCGAAAGGACTGTGAGAATTCAGATTGACGTTCTGAATTCCCCGGTCAATTATTTTCCCGGCATCACGCAACGTAATAAGAACGCCATGATCAAATTCAACCGGTAAGGGCTTACTTTCCTCAATGGCTCCTATCCCCTTCAAAAGAATGTCTACAGCTTGCTCTCCCATATCCCAACCAGGGAATTGATGCCCGTTTCGCCGTAGGTCGAGTTCAATGGCAAAGCTACCTTTTCTAACGGACACGATTTCTAATGCGGAAAGGCTTTGGGCTGTCTTTGAAGGCCTACCACTTTTAATTGATTCCCCAGTCTGTAACCGGTTGATTATTCTATCGATTGTAAGGCTTATATTCGAGACAAAGGTGGACAAATCATCGTACAAAATTCGGCCATCGTGAATTGAGTCGCCTTCAAATTTGAATCTAAGTAAGGAATTTTCGCTCATAAAATTATTGCCCTCCCTTTTGATAGCGTGATATACTATCCGCAAAGGGAGGCACAAAGTTGTTAGCGCAGCTTTGTGTCACTTACGGCCTACAAAACACTATTTAGTTTCGACCTGACAAAATAATAGCAGAAGCTCTTTCAGGTAACAATGGCCTGAGACTGTTTCTGCTATTATTTTTTTGTATTTTAGCCAAATTGACTAAATAATGCTTGACAAAGCATATACGCTCAAGTATAATATAGTCAATTAGAATTTAGGACACGAAGATGAACAAGCTAGACCTTAACCGCCGAGTCCAGATAGTGAAAGCCCTTTGTGAGGGGAACTCGCTCAGAAGCACCGCCCGAATGACAGGCGTAGCGGTCAACACCGTGGTCAAACTGCTAACCGAGCTTGGCTCTGCTTGCTTGGATTATCAGGATAAGGTTATGCGAAATCTGACTTGCCAGAAGCTACAATGCGATGAGATTTGGAGCTTCGTTTATTCTAAGGCCAAGAATGTCCCCGCCGAACACGAAGGGCAATTCGGTTATGGCGATGTTTGGACTTTCGTAGCTATCGACGCTGACACTAAGCTAACCCCTTGCTGGCATGTAGGTGCTAGGGATGCCGAAAATGCCTGTGATTTTATCAATGATCTCAAGGGTAGGCTGGCTAACCGAGTCCAGTTAACCACCGACGGTCATAAGATGTATCTCAATGCGGTTGAAAATGCTTTCGGTTCTGAAATCGACTTTGCTCAACTAGTTAAACTCTATGGGGAGACGGTTGAGGGGCAGAGACGATATAGCCCCGCTCAGTGTACCGGAACGATTAAGACGGTTATTCAGGGCAATCCCGACGAAAGCAAAGTGTCCACCAGCTACATCGAGCGTCAGAACCTTACAATGAGAATGAGCATGAGACGGTTCACCAGGTTGACTAACGCCTTTTCAAAGAAGCTAGAGAATCACATGTACGCCCTGGCTCTTTACTTCTTTCACTACAACTTCGTCAGGACTCATAAGAGCCTTGCTAATCCTTATCCGAGAACACCGGCGATGGCGGCGGGTGTCACTAACCGGATTTGGTCTTTTGAGGACGTTATCGGGTTGCTAGGATAGCAACCCGTAGTTATAATGCGGGGCAAGTGAGGGACTTCAGATGGATACGAATGTTATTTACTGCGGCGATTGTTTAGACAAGTTGAAGGAACTCCCAAGCGACAGTGTTGACCTGATTTACATTGACCCGCCATTCAGTTCAAACCGAAGTTACGTTGCCTTTTGGGAAGAACAGGAAGTTAGGCATTTTGAGGATAGATTTGAGGATGTTCAAGCGTATCTTGATTACATGTACCCCCGTGTTAAGGAAATGTATCGCGTTTTAAAACCTACTGGTGGGTTTTTGTATCATTGTGACTGGCATGCTTCACATTACGTTAAAGGGATGCTAGACCGTGGCGACTTATTTGGATATGAAAACTTCCAGAACGAAATTATTTGGTATTACCGTGGGGCTGGTATCTCAAAAAAACGGTTTGCCCGAAGGCATGACGTAATATTCTATTACTCTAAATCTAAGGAATGGTTTTTTGACCCCGACCCTGCCCGACAGCCGTACGCTGAAGCTACTGTAGAACGATTTAAGCATCATATAGGGAATGTTAGGGAAGGGCATGATTATGGATTACAGACATTGAATCCGAAGGGCAAACATCCTTACGATGTGATAACCGATATTCAGCCCGAAGCCCCTTCAGCATTGGCAAGGCGTGGTTATCCAACTCAAAAACCAGTCCCACTAATGGATAGGTTAATCCGTTGTTGTTCTGCCGAAAACTCAATAGTCTTAGATGCTTTTTGCGGATGCGGGACTACCCTGAAGGCTGCACAGATTGCCAAGCGAAAGTGGGTAGGTATTGATATTTCCCCTACAGCATGCCGCGAAATGGCAAAGCGATTGAGGGAGGAATGCGGGTTACGTGACGGCATAGACTTTAAACTACGAAGCATGCCGATGACCGTTGAAGAACTCCGCAAATATCCCCCGCACGAGTTCCAAAACTGGGCAATTATCGCACTGGGCGGGACACCCAACAAGTCGAAGGTGAGGGATATGGGGATAGATGGCAAACTCTATCCAATCGAAAACATTAGTAAAGAGAAAAAAACAGACCAGCCATATCTAGGCGGCAAAAACCTATTTGGCGATATTGACAATTACATCCCGATTCAAGTTAAGCGTACTGACCAGGTGGGACGACCCGAAATAGACACTTTTCAGACAGCCATGAAACGAGATGGCCGAAACAGGGGAATCTTTATCGGGTTTAGTTTTAGCCGTGATGCTGAAAAAGAAATCCGCCGAATTGAGCGGGAAGATGGTTTGAAAATTGAAATGGTCACGGTTGACGAACTAGTCAGCCAACTACTGGACAAGCAATTAGGTTAATTCAAACTGATACACTACCGAGGGGAATGGTCATTCCCCTCGCCTTCGGATGCTGCCCTCTCTACATTCGACAGGCTCAGTGCAGGCTTTAGCTCCTCTCCCACCAGGGGAGAGAAAATCCGGAATTACTCGACCCGGGTGGACAGGAAGACCTGGATGCCCATCTGACCGATCTGGTCCTGGGTGGTCTCGATCTCGTCGACGTGGCCATCCTCGTCGTCGAGGATGGACTGGAGGATGTCGCGGGTGGCGTTGTCGGCGACATCGCGGGCGAGCTTTACGGCGGCATTGTAAGATTTGACCGCACCGTTCTCCAAAACGAGGTCGTTGGCGAACATCTTGGGAACGTCGGCGCCGATGGACATTTTGCGATATTCAGAGACGATCGGGATACCCTCGAGGAAGAGGATACGGCTGATCAGTTTCTCGGCGTGCTTCATCTCGGTGATAGCGCGCTTCTGGATGGCCTTGTGGAGCTTGTCGAAGCCCCAGTTTTCACACATCTCGGCGTGGACCATGTACTGGTTGGTGGCGGTGAGTTCGTCGGCCAGTAGGGAATTAAGGGTTGCAATGAGCTGGGTATCGCCTTTCATTTTTTCCTCCTTGTTATTCTGTTGTAACTCAATACTACCACCGAAAAATGCGGTTACAAACAGAGTGGCTGTCAGCTATCAGCAATCAGTCGACAGTTTACAATTAGACTTCCATATCGCTTACGGTCCTCGGGGTGGCAACCTCACCCCAACCCTCTCCGTTGGCGGAGAGGCAGTAAAAAGGAAAGGTGATTATTTGACGGTTTCGGTAAGCAGTTCGGCTCGAATTGCTTATGACCGAGATTCTTTGTCCCGATGCTGGCGGATCGCAACGATGGAGAGGGGGCGGGTTAAAAACCCGCCCCTACGCGGGGAGACGTCCTCTCCTTTAATTCCTCTCCCAGCCGCGGGAGAGGAAAGCCTTATTATTTTTGCTCGTGTCGCCCATTCGTCGGGCGCAGGATTGGGCTGTTGACAGCCCATCTCCCAAGTGATACACTAACCGATTGTTGTGGCTTTTTGCCGCAAAGGCAGATGATGCATACAAGGCAGTCTGCCAGCGGGCTTAACGAAGGATGAGCTCGTCTCGTCCTTTATTTTTGTCCGGAATTATAAGGAGCACACGATGCCGACAGTGAACCAGTTGATCCGAAAAGGGCGCCATAAGCTGACCAAGAAGGCCAAGACGCCGGCGCTGCATTACAATTTCAACGCGCTCAAGAACCGCACCTCCTACGGCGCCGGTTCGCCCCAGAAGCGCGGCGTGTGCTTACAGGTCAAGACGACCACCCCCAAGAAACCGAACTCGGCTCTGCGCAAGATCGCCCGCGTCAGGCTTTCCAACCACATGGAAGTCACGGCCTACATCGGCGGCGAAGGGCACAACCTGCAGGAGCACTCGGTAGTACTTATCCGCGGCGGCAGGGTGCCTGATTTACCGGGCGTCCGCTACCACATCGTCCGCGGCACGTTGGATACCGCCGGCGTAGCCAACCGCAAGCAGGGCCGTTCCAAATACGGCGCCAAGGTCGCCAAGGCCGCAGCCAAGAAATAAACCCCTAGAGTTTCAGGGAGGCAATTAGAAGAGAAAATGGGAAGACGCAGTTCCGGAATCAAACACCCCGCGATGCCAGACGCCAAATATAACAGCGTTATCGTCTCCAAGTTCATCAACCGAATCATGGTCGACGGCAAGCAGAACACCGCCGAGGCCGTGATCTACGGCGCCATGGAGCTGATGGCCGCTCAGGAAGGCAAAGACGCAGTGACCCTGTTAGAGGCGGCGGTCAAGAACGTGACGCCGATGATCGAAGTCAAGGCACGGCGCGTCGGCGGCGCCAACTACCAAGTGCCGATCGAAGTCCGGCCGGATCGGGCCTTTTCCCTGGCGCTCCGCTGGCTGACCAAAGCTGCGAGGAGTCGCTCCGGCAAGTCTATGGCCGAGAAGCTTTCGGCCGAACTGTCCGACGCCTCCAAGGGCCTGGGCTCCGCCGTCAAAAAGCGCGAAGAGACCCACAAGATGGCCGAGGCCAACCGCGCCTTCGCCCACTACCGCTGGTAAACATAAAGGAAACCCGAAACACTTTTTATGGCACAAGAAACTAGAACTTTCGAATTAGATAAGATACGCAATATCGGCATCATCGCCCACATCGATGCCGGCAAGACGACGACCACCGAGCGCATCCTGTACTTCACCGGCCGGACCTACAAGATAGGCAACGTCGATGAAGGCAACACGGTCATGGACTGGATGCAGCAGGAGCGCGAGCGCGGCATCACCATCACCTCCGCCGCCACCGCCTGCCACTGGCACGACTACCGGATCAACATTATCGACACCCCCGGACACGTCGACTTCACCGCCGAGGTGGAGCGGTCACTGCGCGTCCTCGACGGCGGCGTGGTCGTTTTCG
This is a stretch of genomic DNA from Dehalogenimonas etheniformans. It encodes these proteins:
- a CDS encoding shikimate kinase — translated: MKGNVALIGFMGSGKSTVGKRLARRLNREFIETDRLIEDRARMPISALFQEQGESGFRDVEEEVLKDVSSSAQNAIIACGGGIILRQANIDRLKLSSVIVYLETDTAALKERLSFSRKRPLLNRPDRDKIIEELHEARCPLYQAAADLIVKTGNRPFAAVISEIIERLGIDESDHR
- a CDS encoding shikimate dehydrogenase, which encodes MIDENTRMIALLGNPVAQSVSPAMQNAAFRALEQKYIYLAFQVPPAALGEAINVVRGLGFRGANITIPHKTTVIPLLDNTDPHAKRIGAVNTVLNENGKLTGYNTDAPGFLVALRRGGFEPKGEKAVVLGAGGAARAVVFALRDAGTTIAIINRSHESAVNLARETESSSFELSESGLRSAMAGSSLVVNTTSLGMSPNAGSTPLPVQFLRQGLFVFDTVYRPRQTRLLREAEAAGCKILGGLEMLVEQGALAFELWTGKTAPRDVMRQAAAEALS
- the aroD gene encoding type I 3-dehydroquinate dehydratase, with the protein product MRLKICGVITEPDEAAIRTAAPLVNLFEVRIDLIGQDWPAIAENLNKPWIATNRLASQGGKWQGSENSRLEALIKALDLGASIVDLELVTSSVVDMIAAVKKKARCLISHHDFNGTPSPEVLPQLVKRLTAAGADICKLVTTANSIDDSLSLLGLYDLFPDKSLVAFAMGEAGVISRVMAPLCGAEFTYAALDSGQSSAPGQLTVSQLAEIYRHLKV
- the aroB gene encoding 3-dehydroquinate synthase is translated as MSDPQITIDLGDRSYPIHIGAGMLGHLPELLTRAGFTGRLMLVTNPVIAELYGNRLLGMLRTAGFDPELILVPEGEAYKSLVTAGHLYEGLSKKHAERGTPIIALGGGVIGDLAGFVASTYQRGVPFIQVPTTLLAQVDSSIGGKVAVNVGRLKNMAGAFYQPKMVVTDISTLTTLPLEELHNGLAEVIKSAIIADPELFAFLETDVSRILNREPEALSFIVEHSAVVKARIVEQDERDEGVRNLLNLGHTFGHAIETITKFEMKHGAAVAVGIAAAARLSRRLGLLPVEDYDRVTKVIADAGLPITFNVNRPGAFVEAMGHDKKKIAGKLKFILPAGIGSVILRDDIDPNLAVEALT
- the aroF gene encoding 3-deoxy-7-phosphoheptulonate synthase, with amino-acid sequence MIIMKKDATAEQVQHVIDEVAKIGLRTDVSRGAYLTIIGLIGDESKADFTHLAALPGVKEARMIEAPYKLINREYSSAYGETGTRFVRVGQIEFGGDEPVFIAGPCAVENRDDLFRIAEKCQAAGAQVLRGGVFKPRSSVHSFQGLGSAGTEEAIEALTWLRDAGREFGMPVVTEVRGEAQVDLVSQYVDMIQIGARNMYDQDLLQTAARKNLPVMFKRHFGASIEEFLCFSEYIAAEGNKDIILCERGIVPMGKGKNFTRYMLDLAAVPVIQKETYLPIIVDPSHATGRRDLIRSMSLASIAAGAAGLMIEVHDHPEDARCDAAQMIHPSELKEIIASARQLRRIAVK
- a CDS encoding type II toxin-antitoxin system VapC family toxin, producing MIITTPSELTKPRILVDTDVVSYLLKADTRAEFYKPFLLNKTVAISFVTIAELYYWAYLRAWGQAKVAQMEATIKNYVVLPYDYSLCQQWATIKHDGARNGHPMDNHDNDCWIASTALLHDCALATNNRRHYEYINGLDIICPSLFETI
- a CDS encoding IS1 family transposase: MNKLDLNRRVQIVKALCEGNSLRSTARMTGVAVNTVVKLLTELGSACLDYQDKVMRNLTCQKLQCDEIWSFVYSKAKNVPAEHEGQFGYGDVWTFVAIDADTKLTPCWHVGARDAENACDFINDLKGRLANRVQLTTDGHKMYLNAVENAFGSEIDFAQLVKLYGETVEGQRRYSPAQCTGTIKTVIQGNPDESKVSTSYIERQNLTMRMSMRRFTRLTNAFSKKLENHMYALALYFFHYNFVRTHKSLANPYPRTPAMAAGVTNRIWSFEDVIGLLG
- a CDS encoding DNA methyltransferase translates to MDTNVIYCGDCLDKLKELPSDSVDLIYIDPPFSSNRSYVAFWEEQEVRHFEDRFEDVQAYLDYMYPRVKEMYRVLKPTGGFLYHCDWHASHYVKGMLDRGDLFGYENFQNEIIWYYRGAGISKKRFARRHDVIFYYSKSKEWFFDPDPARQPYAEATVERFKHHIGNVREGHDYGLQTLNPKGKHPYDVITDIQPEAPSALARRGYPTQKPVPLMDRLIRCCSAENSIVLDAFCGCGTTLKAAQIAKRKWVGIDISPTACREMAKRLREECGLRDGIDFKLRSMPMTVEELRKYPPHEFQNWAIIALGGTPNKSKVRDMGIDGKLYPIENISKEKKTDQPYLGGKNLFGDIDNYIPIQVKRTDQVGRPEIDTFQTAMKRDGRNRGIFIGFSFSRDAEKEIRRIEREDGLKIEMVTVDELVSQLLDKQLG
- the bfr gene encoding bacterioferritin, with amino-acid sequence MKGDTQLIATLNSLLADELTATNQYMVHAEMCENWGFDKLHKAIQKRAITEMKHAEKLISRILFLEGIPIVSEYRKMSIGADVPKMFANDLVLENGAVKSYNAAVKLARDVADNATRDILQSILDDEDGHVDEIETTQDQIGQMGIQVFLSTRVE
- the rpsL gene encoding 30S ribosomal protein S12; the protein is MPTVNQLIRKGRHKLTKKAKTPALHYNFNALKNRTSYGAGSPQKRGVCLQVKTTTPKKPNSALRKIARVRLSNHMEVTAYIGGEGHNLQEHSVVLIRGGRVPDLPGVRYHIVRGTLDTAGVANRKQGRSKYGAKVAKAAAKK
- the rpsG gene encoding 30S ribosomal protein S7; translation: MGRRSSGIKHPAMPDAKYNSVIVSKFINRIMVDGKQNTAEAVIYGAMELMAAQEGKDAVTLLEAAVKNVTPMIEVKARRVGGANYQVPIEVRPDRAFSLALRWLTKAARSRSGKSMAEKLSAELSDASKGLGSAVKKREETHKMAEANRAFAHYRW